In Bradyrhizobium sp. WBOS07, the genomic window CATCATGTGGCCGTCATGACTAACAGCGCAGCCCCGCATTTGCTTCCCGTTTTCGCCAGGGCCAACCTCGGTTTCGAGCGCGGCGAAGGCTGCTGGCTGATCGCGACCAATGGCGATCGCTATCTCGATTTCACCTCGGGCGTCGCCGTCAATGCGCTGGGCCATTGCCACCCGCATCTGATCAAGGCGTTGCAGGAGCAGGCGACGAAGCTGTGGCACATGTCGAACCTGTTCCAGAGCCCGGACGGCGAGAAGCTCGCCGCGCGCCTGTGCCACGAGAGTTTTGCCGACCTGGTGTTCTTCTGCAATTCCGGCGCCGAGGCGCTGGAGGGCGTGATCAAGCTGGTGCGCCATCATCACTTCTCCAAGGGGCACCCGGAGCGCTACCGCATCATCACCTTCGAAGGCGCCTTCCACGGCCGCACGCTGGCGACGCTCGCTGCGACGGGATCGGCAAAATATCTCGAAGGGTTCGGTCCGCCGATGGACGGCTTCGATCAGGTGCCGCATGGCGACCTCGACGCCGTCAAGAAGGCGATCGGGCCTGACACCGCCGGTATCCTGATCGAGCCGATCCAGGGCGAGGGCGGCGTGCGTTCGGCACCACCGGCGTTCCTCAAGGCACTGCGCCAGCTTTGCGACGAGAAGGGCCTGCTGCTCGCCTTCGACGAGGTGCAGACCGGCATGGGCCGTGCCGGCGATCTGTTCGCATATCGGCGCACCGGCGTTACGCCTGACGTGATGTCGCTGGCGAAGGCGCTCGGCGGCGGCTTCCCGATCGGCGCCGTGCTGGCGACCGCGGACGCGGCCGCCGGCATGGGGCCCGGCTCGCACGGCTCGACCTTCGGCGGCAATCCGCTGGCGATCTCCGCGGCCAACGCCGTGCTCGACGTCATGCTCAAGCCCGGCTTCTTCGACCACGTGCAGAAGATGTCGCTGCTGCTCAAGCAGAAGCTCGCCTCGGTGATCGACCGTCACCCCGATATCGTCGGCGAGGTGCGCGGCGAGGGCCTCCTGATCGGCATCAAGGCCGTCGTGCCCTCGGGCGACCTGGTCGCCGCCTTGCGCGACGAAAAGCTGCTGACCGTCGGGGCCGGCGACAATGTCGTGCGCTTCCTGCCGCCCTTGATCGTCACCGAAGCCGAGATCGAGGACAGCGTCGGGCGGCTGGAGCGCGCCTGCACCGCCTTGTCGGCCGGCCAGAGCAAGCGGGCGGCAAGCTGATGAGCAAGTCCCCGACCAAGACGCCGAAGCACTTCCTCGACATCAACGAGCTGCCCTTGTCGGAGCTCAAGCGCATGCTCGCCGCGTCGAGCGCGATGAAGGCGAAGCAGAAGGCGCATCAGCCGGTACGGCCGCTCGAAGGCAAGACGCTGGCGATGATCTTCGAGCGTCCCTCGACGCGGACCCGGGTGTCGTTCGACGTCGGCATGCGCCAGCTCGGCGGCGAGGCGATCATGCTCACCGGCGCCGAGATGCAGCTCGGCCGCGGCGAGACCATCGCCGACACCGCGCGCGTGCTGTCGCGCTATGTCGACGCCATCATGATCCGCATCCTCAATCACGATGCGTTGCTGGAGCTTGCGGCCAACGCCACCGTACCCGTCATCAACGGCCTGACGCGGCGCTCGCATCCCTGCCAGGTGATGGCCGACCTCATGACCTACGAGGAGCATCGCGGCCCGATCGAGGGCAAGACGGTGGCCTGGACCGGTGACGACAACAACGTGCTGGCGTCCTGGGCCCACGCCGCCGAGCGCTTCAAATTCCAGCTCAACGTCGCAACCCCTCCGGAGCTCGCGCCGAAAAAGGCGATGCGCGACTGGATCAAGGCGACCGGCGCGCCGATCGTGCTCGGCACCGATCCGGAAGCCGCCGTGCGCGGCGCCGATTGCGTCGTCACCGACACCTGGGTGTCGATGGGCGACAAGGAAGGCGAGCATCGCCACAACGTGCTCAAGCCCTACCAGGTCAACGGCAAGCTGATGTCGCTCGCCAAGCGAGACGCGCTGTTCATGCATTGCCTGCCCGCCCATCGCGGCGAGGAGGTCACCGATGAAGTGATCGACGGCCCGCAATCGGTCGTGTTCGACGAGGCCGAAAACCGCCTGCACGCG contains:
- a CDS encoding aspartate aminotransferase family protein, translated to MTNSAAPHLLPVFARANLGFERGEGCWLIATNGDRYLDFTSGVAVNALGHCHPHLIKALQEQATKLWHMSNLFQSPDGEKLAARLCHESFADLVFFCNSGAEALEGVIKLVRHHHFSKGHPERYRIITFEGAFHGRTLATLAATGSAKYLEGFGPPMDGFDQVPHGDLDAVKKAIGPDTAGILIEPIQGEGGVRSAPPAFLKALRQLCDEKGLLLAFDEVQTGMGRAGDLFAYRRTGVTPDVMSLAKALGGGFPIGAVLATADAAAGMGPGSHGSTFGGNPLAISAANAVLDVMLKPGFFDHVQKMSLLLKQKLASVIDRHPDIVGEVRGEGLLIGIKAVVPSGDLVAALRDEKLLTVGAGDNVVRFLPPLIVTEAEIEDSVGRLERACTALSAGQSKRAAS
- the argF gene encoding ornithine carbamoyltransferase — translated: MSKSPTKTPKHFLDINELPLSELKRMLAASSAMKAKQKAHQPVRPLEGKTLAMIFERPSTRTRVSFDVGMRQLGGEAIMLTGAEMQLGRGETIADTARVLSRYVDAIMIRILNHDALLELAANATVPVINGLTRRSHPCQVMADLMTYEEHRGPIEGKTVAWTGDDNNVLASWAHAAERFKFQLNVATPPELAPKKAMRDWIKATGAPIVLGTDPEAAVRGADCVVTDTWVSMGDKEGEHRHNVLKPYQVNGKLMSLAKRDALFMHCLPAHRGEEVTDEVIDGPQSVVFDEAENRLHAQKGILAWCFDAVK